In the genome of Croceimicrobium hydrocarbonivorans, one region contains:
- a CDS encoding glycoside hydrolase family 30 protein, protein MRIFKTSLFLSLILAACQPQEKPELEVYQSSASGDRLKKINAVAGQADFQIHLDSTQHFQRIEGFGGAITESSAHLIQALPADQRQALLAAYFSDSASAYNLARLHINSCDFSLSSYAYVAEGDATLSSFDLAPDRDDIIPTAQQALALADGDLRFFASPWTAPPWMKDNKHWYGGKLLPKYYDLWAQYFVKYAQAYADEGLPIWGFTIENEPLGNDANWESMHFSPEEMAQFIKGHLAPTLKAAGLESQLFIYDQNRGKELEEWADHLLSDSSLLPEIYGTAVHWYTSTYKWFPESLQHTHKLAPKKQIWNTEACVDAEVPHWQDDAWYWKKEATDWGYTWAPESDKPDHPKYVPVYRYARDIIGCLNNEVSAWVDWNIVLDRQGGPNHASNWCVAPVIVDTTSAQIYYTPLYDALRHFSHFIKAGAYKIQAESNLPEGVHFTAVRNPDGSLALVVLNTTNQELNIELKLENQHLGLTAIAPSALQTLVVPVKGKA, encoded by the coding sequence ATGCGGATCTTCAAAACATCCTTGTTTTTAAGCCTGATATTGGCGGCTTGTCAACCGCAGGAAAAGCCTGAATTGGAGGTTTACCAAAGTTCGGCCAGCGGAGATCGCTTAAAGAAGATTAATGCGGTGGCTGGTCAGGCAGACTTTCAAATTCATTTGGATAGCACTCAGCATTTTCAGCGCATCGAAGGTTTTGGAGGGGCCATCACCGAATCCAGTGCTCATTTGATTCAAGCCCTTCCGGCAGATCAGCGCCAAGCGCTATTGGCGGCCTATTTTAGTGATAGCGCTTCGGCCTATAATTTGGCCCGTCTGCATATCAATTCCTGCGATTTTTCTCTTTCCTCCTATGCCTATGTGGCGGAGGGCGATGCCACCTTGAGCAGTTTTGATCTGGCTCCGGATCGCGATGATATCATTCCCACCGCCCAGCAAGCCCTGGCTTTGGCCGATGGGGATTTACGCTTTTTTGCCTCTCCCTGGACGGCTCCGCCCTGGATGAAGGACAATAAGCATTGGTATGGCGGCAAGCTATTGCCCAAATACTATGATCTCTGGGCTCAGTATTTTGTGAAGTATGCCCAGGCTTACGCCGATGAAGGCCTCCCCATTTGGGGCTTTACCATCGAAAATGAACCCTTGGGTAATGATGCCAATTGGGAGAGCATGCATTTTAGTCCCGAAGAAATGGCTCAATTCATTAAAGGGCATTTGGCTCCCACTTTGAAAGCCGCAGGATTGGAATCTCAGCTTTTTATCTACGATCAAAATCGAGGTAAAGAACTGGAAGAATGGGCCGATCATCTCTTAAGTGATAGCAGCCTGCTTCCCGAAATTTATGGCACCGCGGTGCATTGGTATACCAGTACTTATAAGTGGTTCCCCGAATCTTTACAACATACCCATAAACTAGCTCCTAAAAAGCAAATTTGGAATACCGAGGCCTGTGTAGATGCCGAAGTTCCACACTGGCAGGACGATGCCTGGTATTGGAAAAAAGAGGCCACCGACTGGGGTTATACCTGGGCTCCTGAATCAGATAAGCCAGATCATCCCAAATATGTTCCCGTGTATCGCTATGCCCGTGATATTATTGGCTGTCTTAATAATGAGGTAAGCGCCTGGGTAGATTGGAATATCGTTCTCGATCGGCAAGGCGGTCCCAATCATGCTTCCAATTGGTGTGTAGCGCCGGTGATTGTAGATACGACCAGCGCGCAGATTTACTACACTCCGCTCTATGATGCGCTACGTCATTTTAGCCATTTCATTAAGGCAGGAGCATATAAGATTCAAGCCGAATCGAATTTACCGGAAGGCGTGCATTTTACCGCAGTTCGCAATCCGGATGGTAGTCTGGCTTTAGTTGTTTTAAACACGACTAATCAAGAACTAAATATTGAACTGAAACTGGAAAATCAGCATCTAGGCTTAACGGCAATTGCGCCATCAGCCCTACAAACTCTGGTGGTTCCGGTTAAAGGAAAAGCATAA
- a CDS encoding glycoside hydrolase family 16 protein, translating to MKAIYLGIFSLALWSCQGPESPVEKDPLHLNAQDLGAPQDSLLIAKGGAQIDFTLPITEAGRYEVRLKASSSDSALIWIEDYIHNPDGRTYNITGNMLALADGSPVGIVGSPLDTGKHAMRLHVSGGKAQIESLSFKLIKKLQKTPAIHEQSMEGEEWDLVWSDEFEGSGLPDSTKWSYNIGNWGWGNNEPQYYTEGRLENARQENGNLIIEARKNDQGQAWTSARLTTQGKHAFTYGRIEFRAKVPVGRGTWAAGWLLGDAYRDELSWPYCGEIDVLECVGFEINDSTGLGKNHATCHTRAYYFKQGNQIGSEIAVDSMNTKFHTYAIEWYPDRIEGYLDGEHYYTYDKNANELEWPFDKPQNIILNLAVGGGWGGAQGIDPQWEKHQYILDYVRVYQRKGAN from the coding sequence ATGAAAGCTATTTATTTGGGAATTTTCAGCCTGGCCCTTTGGTCCTGCCAAGGTCCCGAAAGTCCGGTCGAAAAGGATCCCCTGCATTTAAATGCTCAAGATTTAGGGGCGCCTCAAGACAGTCTTTTAATCGCTAAGGGCGGTGCCCAAATCGACTTCACGCTTCCCATTACTGAGGCGGGTCGCTATGAGGTGAGATTAAAGGCCAGCAGCAGCGATAGTGCTCTGATTTGGATTGAAGATTATATCCATAATCCGGACGGACGGACTTATAATATCACGGGAAATATGCTGGCTCTAGCCGATGGCAGTCCGGTAGGCATTGTGGGCAGTCCGCTTGATACCGGTAAGCATGCCATGCGCTTGCATGTTTCTGGCGGGAAAGCACAAATCGAAAGCCTGTCTTTTAAACTGATCAAGAAACTACAGAAAACACCTGCGATCCATGAGCAGTCTATGGAGGGCGAGGAATGGGATTTGGTTTGGAGCGATGAGTTTGAGGGCTCGGGTTTGCCAGACAGCACAAAATGGTCTTACAATATTGGTAATTGGGGCTGGGGAAATAATGAGCCGCAATACTATACCGAAGGACGGCTGGAAAATGCCCGTCAGGAGAACGGCAACTTAATTATTGAAGCGCGTAAAAATGATCAAGGGCAAGCCTGGACTTCAGCGCGCCTTACTACCCAAGGCAAGCATGCCTTTACCTATGGTCGAATTGAATTTAGAGCGAAAGTTCCCGTAGGTCGTGGAACCTGGGCTGCCGGTTGGTTATTGGGTGATGCCTATCGCGATGAGCTTTCCTGGCCTTATTGTGGGGAAATTGATGTGCTGGAATGTGTGGGCTTCGAAATTAATGACAGTACCGGTTTGGGTAAGAACCATGCCACCTGCCATACCCGTGCCTATTACTTTAAACAAGGCAATCAGATTGGGTCTGAGATTGCAGTCGACAGCATGAACACTAAGTTCCATACCTATGCTATTGAATGGTACCCCGATCGTATTGAAGGTTATTTGGATGGCGAGCATTATTATACTTACGATAAGAATGCCAATGAACTGGAATGGCCCTTTGATAAGCCTCAAAATATTATCCTCAACCTCGCAGTGGGCGGCGGCTGGGGTGGTGCCCAGGGTATTGATCCCCAATGGGAAAAGCATCAGTATATCCTCGACTATGTAAGGGTCTATCAAAGGAAAGGGGCGAACTAA